Sequence from the Geothermobacter hydrogeniphilus genome:
AACGCCCCCTTGAGAAGAAAGGCGGCCATCACCCCCAGGATCGCGATATCGAAGCCGTTCATGCCCTGATGTCGACCCTAACCCGCCAGCCGGGCCCTGACCAGGTCGCTGACCAGCTTGCCGTCCGCGCGCCCCTTGGTCCTGGCCGTCAGTTCCTTCATCACCCGTCCCATGTCTTTCATCCCCGCCGCGCCGAGCGCGGTGACCGTCTCTTCGACCATGGCCCGGAGATCCGCTTCATCCAACTGCGCCGGCAGAAACTCCTGCAGCACCAGCAGTTCAGCCTCTTCCTTTTCGGCCAGCTCCGGCCGATCACCGTCACGGAAGGCAGACGCGGCTTCACGGCGCTGCTTGGCCAGGGTCGCAATGACGCTGATCACCGCCTCGTCATCGAGCGGACTGCCGATTTCGATCTCCCGGTTCTTGATCGCCGTACGAACCCCGCGAATGGTCGCAAGGCGCAGCGAGTCCCTGGCTTTCATGGCGGTCTTCATCGCATCGAGCAATTGATCCTGCAGACTCATGGGGACAAGCTCCTTCCCGGAGGAGGGGAAAATGCAAACAGGGCGACCGGACAAGCCGGCGCCCAGAGTAAGCGAATTTTATATGATAAGGTGATGAAATTTATTTTTCAAGGGATAGAAGATTATTTCAACCTAACACAGCCGGCACTTATTTGCCGCGAGCGGCCTTCTCTTCAATCCCGGAAAGACCTAACCGCCGCCGCAGCTCGGCATAAATCCTTTCCGGCGGCAGGTCGTAATAACCGAGCAGCACCAGCACATGGAAGAAGAGATCGGCAACCTCGTAGATCACCTCATCCCTGTTACCTCCCTTGCCGGCCACCGCGGTCTCAGTCGCCTCTTCGCCGATCTTGCCGAGGATCTTGTCGAGCCCCTTGTCGAACAGCGATTTGACATAGGATTTTTCCCCGTCGGCCAGTTGCCTGCGCTCCTGGATGATGTTGTAGAGCGCCTCAAGAATGTCATTGCGGGCATAGAGGGAGGCGGCATCGACCACCTTACCACCCGTCTCGACAGGCCGGCCGTCCCACTTGCGATAGAAACAGCTGCGCTGACCGGTGTGGCAGGCGGCGCCCTGCTGCTCAACCTTGATCAGCAAACAGTCGTTGTCGCAATCGAAACGAATTTCCCTGACCTGCTGAACATGCCCTGAGGATTCACCTTTCATCCACAACTTCTGCCGCGAACGGGAATAGTAGTGGACCTTGCCGACAGCCAGGGTCTGTTCCACCGCCTCGGCGTTCATCCAGGCCATCATCAGCACCTCGCCGCTGTCGGCATCCTGGGTGATTGCCGGGATCAGGCCGTTGTCGTCGAATTTGAGCTGTTCGATCAGGGACATATCGAGAACCTTTGGGGGTTATAGCCACCAAGACACCAAGGACACAAAGAAAACCTTTTTAACGGAGAGTCGCGAAGAAGGAGATGGCGCAGGGAGGAACAAAACCACTTCACTTTGGGTTTTACAATCCAATAAAGACTGTCCCTCCGCCCCCCCCCTCTTCGGCCCCTGCGTTAAATGGCCATTGGTCGTCTTGGTGCTCTTGGTGTCTTGGTGGCTGATAAAGATCTACAATTTTAAATCCGCGCCGGCACGCCGTGCTGTTTCAGATACTGCTTGCACTCGGCGATGGTGTATTCCTTGAAGTGGAAGATCGACGCCGCCAGCGCAGCCGAGGCGCCGCCCTCGACCAGGCCTTCGCGGATATGTTCAAGGTTGCCGACCCCACCCGAGGCGATCACCGGGATCCCGACCGCGTCACTGACCGCGCGGGTCAGTTCGATATCATACCCATCCTTGGTGCCGTCGCAGTCCATCGAGGTCAGCAAAATCTCGCCGCTGCCGTACTCTTCCATCTTCCGCGCCCACGCAACCACGTCGATGCCGGTCGGTTTGCGGCCGCCGTGGGTATAGACCTCCCAGCGCCGCGGATCGGATCCCTCCACCCGACGGGCGTCGATCGCCACCACGATGCACTGACTGCCGAAACGCTCGGCAGCCTCCCTGACAAACTCGGGGTTGAAGACCGCCGCGGTGTTGATCGACACCTTGTCTGCCCCGGCGTTGAGCATCCGGCGCACGTCATCGCAGGTACGGATACCGCCACCGACAGTGAGCGGCATGAACACCCGCTCGGCAGTGCGCCGCACCACGTCGACGATGGTGTCGCGATTGTCGCTCGAAGCGGTGATGTCGAGAAACGTCAGCTCATCGGCACCCTGCGCGTCATAGGCCGCGGCCGCCTCGACCGGGTCACCGGCGTCGCGCAAACCGACGAACTGAACCCCCTTGACGACCCGGCCGTCCTTGACGTCGAGGCAGGGGATGATGCGTTTGGTCAGCATAAAAAACTTCCTGAAATCGGCTAAGGGTCAAAGGTGAAAGGCCAAAAGCAAAGGCTATCCTTTCGCCTTTGGCCCTTCGCCTTTAGCCGCTTTTTCTATTTTTCCCTGGTCAGCGCCACCGCTTCACGCAGGTCGATCGCCCCGGAGTAGATCGCCTTGCCGGTGATCACCCCGCTAACGCCGGAGGACTCGATCGCCATCAGGCGGCGGATATCATCGAGAGAGGAGAGCCCGCCGGAGGCGATGACCGGGATACTGATCGCCTCGGCCAGAGCTTTCGTTGCCTCGATGTTCGGCCCCTGCATCATGCCGTCCCTGGCGATGTCGGTATAGATGATCGCCTCGACGCCGAAACCTTCCATCTCTTTGGCCATTTCAGCGGCTTTCTTCTCCGTCACGTCGGCCCAGCCGCGCACCGCCACCAGACCGTCCCTGGCGTCGATGCCGACCACGATCTTACCCGGAAACATCCTGCAGGCCTCGGCGACCAGCGCCGGATTCTCCTTGGCAACGGTGCCGAGAATGACCCGGTCGATGCCGAGTTCAAGATAGGCCTCGATGGTCTCCAGGTCACGGATACCGCCGCCAAGTTCGCTGGGAATATCGATCGCCTCGACAATCGCCCGGATCGCCGCTTTATTTTTCGGCACCCCGGCAAAAGCCCCGTCCAGGTCGACGATATGCAGCAGTTCTCCTCCCTGCTCCTGCCAGACAAGTGCCTGGGCGGCGGGATCGTCGCT
This genomic interval carries:
- the hisF gene encoding imidazole glycerol phosphate synthase subunit HisF, which produces MLTKRIIPCLDVKDGRVVKGVQFVGLRDAGDPVEAAAAYDAQGADELTFLDITASSDNRDTIVDVVRRTAERVFMPLTVGGGIRTCDDVRRMLNAGADKVSINTAAVFNPEFVREAAERFGSQCIVVAIDARRVEGSDPRRWEVYTHGGRKPTGIDVVAWARKMEEYGSGEILLTSMDCDGTKDGYDIELTRAVSDAVGIPVIASGGVGNLEHIREGLVEGGASAALAASIFHFKEYTIAECKQYLKQHGVPARI
- the hisIE gene encoding bifunctional phosphoribosyl-AMP cyclohydrolase/phosphoribosyl-ATP diphosphatase HisIE — translated: MSLIEQLKFDDNGLIPAITQDADSGEVLMMAWMNAEAVEQTLAVGKVHYYSRSRQKLWMKGESSGHVQQVREIRFDCDNDCLLIKVEQQGAACHTGQRSCFYRKWDGRPVETGGKVVDAASLYARNDILEALYNIIQERRQLADGEKSYVKSLFDKGLDKILGKIGEEATETAVAGKGGNRDEVIYEVADLFFHVLVLLGYYDLPPERIYAELRRRLGLSGIEEKAARGK
- the hisA gene encoding 1-(5-phosphoribosyl)-5-[(5-phosphoribosylamino)methylideneamino]imidazole-4-carboxamide isomerase encodes the protein MLIIPAIDLKEGRCVRLEQGLMEKDTVYSDDPAAQALVWQEQGGELLHIVDLDGAFAGVPKNKAAIRAIVEAIDIPSELGGGIRDLETIEAYLELGIDRVILGTVAKENPALVAEACRMFPGKIVVGIDARDGLVAVRGWADVTEKKAAEMAKEMEGFGVEAIIYTDIARDGMMQGPNIEATKALAEAISIPVIASGGLSSLDDIRRLMAIESSGVSGVITGKAIYSGAIDLREAVALTREK
- a CDS encoding GatB/YqeY domain-containing protein, translating into MSLQDQLLDAMKTAMKARDSLRLATIRGVRTAIKNREIEIGSPLDDEAVISVIATLAKQRREAASAFRDGDRPELAEKEEAELLVLQEFLPAQLDEADLRAMVEETVTALGAAGMKDMGRVMKELTARTKGRADGKLVSDLVRARLAG